One window from the genome of Blastopirellula retiformator encodes:
- a CDS encoding alpha/beta hydrolase-fold protein — protein MHRSVFCWILACLALAPALTPALAEEHPDRVVQPGVPKGKLTSGTFTDSKLFPGTVRDYQVYVPAQYDGSQSASLLVCMDGLGFASAKGAYRVPTILDNLIHKKELPVTIAVFVNPGKIPATIPGGQTLSNRSYEYDSLGDRYATFLIDEFLPVALKDLKVTTDPAQRAVCGGSSGGICAFTVAWERPDQFGKVLSNIGSYTNIRGGWAYPGLIRQTKDNPKPIKVYLQDGVDDLSNLHGSWPLGNHDMAAALQFAGYPYKLVFTEGGHSGKWAGEVLPEALKWLWDENAESTNVPIVNTKPKWEPHPDAVVQEGVPQGTVHQMEPWESKIFPGTIRDWSIYVPAQYKADQPAALMVFQDGERMRDVKGRWRVPTVYDNLIARGDMPPTIAIFINPGQDKTKEPRRGKFSNRGYEYDSLGDRYVRFLTEEILPEVRKQYNITDDPNLHAIGGSSSGAICAFTSAWERPDVFRKVYSSVGSFTNLRGGNIYPALVRKTEPKPIRVYMADTSGDVDNAFGSWPWANQRMSSALKYMGYDHRFDWAEGYAHNSDFGGARFPEAMKWLWRDETHVPQINTKDDLRSDYTLLTLLVPGEDWELVAEDLGFADALCADDAGNLYYCDMKAPAIVRINAADGSKTEIAKESVSGLEFSPDQTVLYGCQGSKNRVISINVKSGEIKTVAEGVKPNDLAVTKDGFILITETGAHQVTRIDPKTGEVTPADVGIAKPNGIALTNDRGTLAVSDYGGDHTWTFRVNPGGVLDAKQSTMPMRLPIDPQGEFRFNQPPPYVAAAKGDGMAIDKAGRYYVTSALGVQVFDPTCRPCGVLPKVDPDQPLTTCMLAGEDHSTLFIAHGKNIYRRKLSIEK, from the coding sequence ATGCACCGTTCCGTTTTCTGTTGGATTCTCGCTTGCCTGGCCTTGGCGCCGGCTCTGACTCCGGCGCTGGCCGAAGAGCACCCGGACCGCGTCGTTCAGCCCGGCGTGCCAAAGGGAAAGCTGACTTCCGGTACGTTCACCGACAGCAAGCTCTTCCCCGGCACGGTCCGCGACTATCAAGTCTATGTGCCGGCCCAATACGACGGCAGCCAGTCTGCTTCTTTGCTGGTTTGCATGGATGGCCTCGGGTTCGCCAGTGCGAAAGGCGCCTATCGCGTGCCGACGATTCTGGACAACCTGATTCACAAGAAAGAGCTGCCGGTCACGATCGCCGTCTTCGTCAATCCTGGCAAGATTCCCGCCACCATCCCCGGCGGCCAAACCCTCAGCAATCGCTCGTACGAGTACGACTCGCTTGGCGATCGCTACGCTACCTTTCTGATTGACGAGTTCCTGCCGGTCGCGCTGAAAGACTTGAAGGTCACCACCGATCCGGCGCAGCGGGCCGTTTGCGGCGGTTCGTCAGGCGGCATCTGCGCGTTCACGGTCGCCTGGGAGCGTCCCGATCAGTTCGGCAAGGTCCTCAGCAATATCGGCAGCTATACCAACATCCGCGGCGGCTGGGCCTATCCCGGTTTGATCCGCCAGACGAAGGACAACCCGAAGCCGATCAAGGTTTACCTGCAAGACGGGGTCGACGACCTCAGCAACCTGCACGGCAGTTGGCCGCTGGGCAATCATGACATGGCCGCCGCCCTGCAGTTTGCCGGCTACCCCTACAAGCTGGTCTTTACCGAAGGGGGTCACAGCGGCAAGTGGGCCGGCGAAGTGCTGCCAGAGGCGCTGAAGTGGCTGTGGGATGAAAATGCCGAGTCGACCAACGTGCCGATCGTCAACACCAAGCCAAAGTGGGAACCCCACCCCGACGCCGTCGTGCAAGAGGGCGTGCCGCAAGGTACCGTCCACCAGATGGAGCCATGGGAATCGAAGATCTTCCCCGGCACGATCCGCGATTGGTCGATCTACGTGCCGGCGCAGTACAAGGCCGATCAGCCCGCGGCGCTGATGGTCTTTCAGGATGGCGAAAGGATGCGCGACGTCAAAGGACGTTGGCGCGTCCCGACCGTCTATGACAACCTGATTGCTCGTGGAGACATGCCCCCGACGATCGCCATCTTTATCAACCCCGGTCAAGACAAGACTAAGGAGCCGAGGAGAGGGAAATTCTCGAACCGTGGTTACGAGTACGACAGTCTCGGCGACCGCTACGTTCGCTTCCTGACCGAAGAGATCCTGCCCGAGGTTCGCAAGCAATACAACATCACCGACGATCCCAATCTGCACGCGATTGGCGGGTCGAGCTCGGGCGCCATCTGTGCGTTTACCTCGGCCTGGGAGCGGCCCGACGTTTTCCGTAAGGTTTATTCCAGCGTCGGCAGCTTCACCAACCTGCGCGGCGGCAACATCTACCCCGCCCTGGTTCGCAAGACCGAGCCGAAACCGATTCGCGTTTACATGGCCGATACCAGCGGCGACGTCGACAACGCCTTCGGCAGTTGGCCGTGGGCCAATCAGCGGATGTCGTCGGCGCTCAAGTACATGGGCTACGACCATCGTTTCGACTGGGCTGAAGGGTATGCGCATAATTCCGATTTCGGCGGCGCCCGCTTCCCTGAGGCGATGAAATGGCTCTGGCGCGACGAAACGCACGTGCCGCAGATCAATACCAAGGACGACCTGCGCAGCGACTACACGCTGCTCACGTTGCTTGTGCCTGGCGAAGACTGGGAACTGGTCGCTGAGGATCTCGGCTTTGCCGACGCCCTGTGTGCCGACGATGCTGGCAATCTGTACTACTGCGACATGAAGGCCCCGGCGATCGTCCGCATCAACGCGGCCGACGGCTCGAAGACCGAAATCGCCAAGGAGTCGGTCAGCGGGCTTGAGTTCAGTCCCGATCAGACCGTTTTGTACGGCTGCCAAGGCTCGAAGAACCGGGTGATCTCGATCAATGTGAAAAGCGGCGAGATCAAGACGGTCGCCGAAGGGGTCAAACCGAACGACCTGGCGGTCACCAAGGACGGCTTCATCCTGATCACCGAAACGGGCGCCCATCAGGTTACCCGCATCGATCCAAAGACAGGCGAAGTGACGCCGGCCGACGTCGGCATCGCCAAGCCCAACGGGATCGCGCTGACCAACGATCGCGGTACGCTGGCCGTTTCCGACTACGGCGGCGACCATACGTGGACCTTCCGCGTTAACCCGGGCGGCGTTCTGGACGCCAAACAATCGACGATGCCGATGCGGCTGCCGATTGATCCCCAGGGAGAGTTTCGCTTCAATCAGCCGCCGCCGTACGTCGCCGCGGCGAAGGGGGACGGCATGGCGATCGACAAGGCGGGCCGCTATTACGTCACCAGCGCGCTGGGCGTCCAGGTCTTTGATCCAACTTGCCGGCCGTGCGGCGTGCTGCCAAAGGTTGACCCCGATCAACCGCTGACCACCTGCATGCTGGCGGGCGAAGATCACAGCACGCTGTTCATCGCCCACGGCAAGAATATCTATCGCCGCAAGTTGTCGATCGAGAAGTAG
- a CDS encoding DUF1295 domain-containing protein, with product MSTELSEVFLSSASVIAGFMTLVWVVSLWRKDASVVDVAWGLGFVLISWTSFGVSQHASLLLPLLTTLWGVRLSGYLAWRNHGKEEDYRYREMRDHWGAAFPWVSLVTVFALQGFVMWVVSLPIQAGIATEAPPMIWLAILGTAVWATGVFFEAVGDWQLAHFRATRADENAVLDRGLWRYTRHPNYFGDFLVWWGLYLVALAHGAPWWTAVGPAAMSVFLMKVSGVTLLEKSLSQKKPGYADYVARTNAFFPGMPQEK from the coding sequence ATGTCCACAGAATTGAGCGAAGTCTTCCTCAGCTCGGCAAGCGTCATCGCCGGGTTCATGACGCTTGTCTGGGTGGTTAGCTTATGGCGCAAGGACGCCAGCGTCGTCGATGTGGCGTGGGGCTTGGGGTTTGTCCTGATCAGCTGGACGTCGTTTGGGGTGAGCCAGCACGCGAGCCTTCTATTGCCCCTACTGACGACCTTGTGGGGCGTGCGGCTGAGCGGCTATCTCGCCTGGCGGAACCATGGCAAGGAAGAGGACTACCGTTATCGTGAGATGCGCGATCACTGGGGCGCCGCGTTTCCCTGGGTAAGTCTGGTGACGGTCTTCGCGCTGCAAGGCTTTGTGATGTGGGTCGTTTCGCTACCGATTCAGGCCGGAATCGCGACGGAAGCGCCGCCGATGATTTGGCTAGCGATCTTGGGGACCGCCGTCTGGGCGACGGGCGTTTTCTTTGAAGCGGTCGGCGATTGGCAACTGGCCCACTTTCGCGCGACTCGCGCAGATGAGAACGCGGTGCTCGATCGCGGCCTGTGGCGATATACGCGTCATCCAAATTACTTTGGCGACTTTCTGGTTTGGTGGGGCCTTTACCTGGTCGCACTCGCACATGGCGCGCCATGGTGGACGGCGGTTGGACCGGCGGCGATGTCGGTCTTCTTGATGAAGGTCTCCGGCGTGACTTTGCTCGAGAAGTCGCTATCGCAAAAAAAGCCGGGCTACGCAGATTATGTCGCCCGGACCAATGCATTCTTTCCTGGAATGCCGCAAGAGAAGTAG
- a CDS encoding SAM-dependent methyltransferase, whose amino-acid sequence MLLRSGVSRESGESCPDCLGQAELLEDRRVSWFGLLLGAAENGRLPDALIRFGVRSLLKQGMRQRGDRHDEHALENFIRAAQAAPIAVVPQKANEQHYEVPAAFFKKALGARLKYSCCYWTPQTRTLDEAEENALRITCEHAELVNGLDVLELGCGWGSLSLWMAEHYPQSRITSVSNSNSQREFIQAQAKERGLTNLTVITADMNEFATSGTFDRVVSVEMFEHMRNHRELMRRIDTWLRPGGKLFVHIFCQNEAPYLFQSEGERNWMGRYFFSGGMMPSVDLLPNCGSPLDLQSHWIWEGTHYAKTCRAWLRNQDAARRELRQVFEQTYGADEANRWHNRWRMFFIACEELFAYAGGQQWFVSHYLFQRCPQN is encoded by the coding sequence GTGTTATTGCGAAGCGGCGTTTCGCGAGAAAGCGGTGAGAGTTGTCCAGATTGCCTGGGACAAGCCGAACTATTAGAAGATCGGCGCGTTTCCTGGTTTGGACTGCTGTTGGGTGCGGCCGAGAATGGCCGTTTGCCCGATGCGCTCATTCGGTTTGGCGTTCGTAGTTTGCTGAAGCAAGGGATGCGGCAGCGCGGCGATCGTCACGACGAGCATGCGCTGGAGAACTTCATTCGCGCCGCTCAAGCGGCGCCGATCGCCGTTGTGCCGCAAAAGGCGAACGAGCAGCACTATGAGGTGCCGGCCGCGTTCTTTAAGAAGGCGCTCGGCGCCCGGCTGAAGTACAGCTGTTGCTACTGGACGCCGCAGACCCGCACGTTGGACGAAGCGGAAGAGAATGCCCTGCGGATCACCTGCGAGCACGCCGAACTGGTCAACGGGTTAGATGTGCTAGAGCTGGGATGCGGCTGGGGCTCGCTGTCGCTGTGGATGGCCGAGCATTATCCGCAGAGCCGAATCACGTCGGTTTCCAACTCCAACTCGCAGCGAGAATTCATTCAGGCGCAGGCCAAAGAACGGGGACTGACGAACCTGACCGTCATCACCGCCGATATGAACGAGTTTGCGACCAGCGGGACATTTGACCGGGTCGTGTCGGTCGAGATGTTTGAGCATATGCGGAACCATCGTGAGTTGATGCGGCGGATCGACACCTGGCTGCGGCCTGGCGGAAAGTTGTTCGTCCATATTTTTTGCCAGAACGAGGCCCCCTACCTGTTCCAGTCCGAAGGAGAACGGAACTGGATGGGCCGCTATTTCTTCTCCGGCGGCATGATGCCGAGCGTCGATCTGTTGCCGAACTGCGGATCGCCTTTAGACCTGCAGTCGCATTGGATCTGGGAAGGAACTCACTATGCGAAAACCTGCCGGGCGTGGCTGCGGAATCAAGATGCGGCGCGACGCGAACTTCGGCAGGTCTTTGAGCAAACGTATGGGGCCGACGAGGCGAATCGCTGGCACAACCGCTGGCGGATGTTCTTTATCGCGTGTGAAGAGCTGTTCGCCTACGCCGGCGGCCAGCAGTGGTTCGTTTCTCATTATCTGTTTCAACGATGTCCACAGAATTGA
- a CDS encoding SAM-dependent methyltransferase, producing MTSSTLLASDPQADPIAAEARPMATVRRTWLQQLSRRKLLRWLEEVVGGEIRYADASRTLDCGERTPDQLQAAWTVSDDRFFSRLATGGSVGIAESYLQGEWRSDDLTALLQILCRNMERTNDADSGLASVAKLARRVLSFFDGNTRDGSRRHIAAHYDLSNEFFSLFLDDTWMYSSAIFEHEAMTLEEASVAKLRRIADKLDLQPSDRLLEIGAGWGGFALHAAERGVRDITTTTISQMQYEKSQERFQAAGVADQIQLLSADYRDLEGQYDKIVSIEMVEAVGEKYLDDYFRQCARLLKPGGRLVLQAIVMPEERYDAYRRGIDFIQAYIFPGGFLPSVAAMQASIGRTSNLRLDCVEDISPHYATTLRHWRERFFDSIDEVKRLGFDDRFIRMWEYYLCYCEAAFREKAVRVVQIAWDKPNY from the coding sequence ATGACATCTAGTACGCTCCTCGCTTCTGATCCGCAAGCCGACCCGATCGCCGCCGAAGCTCGGCCGATGGCGACGGTGCGCCGAACCTGGTTGCAGCAACTGTCGCGGCGGAAATTGTTGCGGTGGCTGGAAGAAGTGGTCGGTGGAGAGATCCGATACGCCGACGCCAGCCGCACGTTGGACTGTGGAGAGCGGACGCCTGATCAACTGCAGGCCGCCTGGACGGTCAGTGACGATCGTTTCTTCTCTCGCCTGGCGACCGGCGGTAGCGTCGGCATCGCCGAGTCGTATCTGCAGGGAGAATGGCGCAGCGACGACCTGACGGCGCTATTGCAGATCTTATGTCGGAACATGGAAAGGACCAACGACGCCGACTCGGGCTTGGCGTCGGTAGCGAAACTGGCGCGACGCGTGCTGAGCTTCTTCGACGGTAACACTCGGGATGGCAGTCGCCGCCATATCGCCGCTCACTATGATCTGAGTAACGAGTTCTTCTCGCTGTTCCTGGACGATACCTGGATGTATTCGTCCGCCATCTTTGAACACGAAGCGATGACATTGGAGGAGGCCTCGGTGGCCAAGTTGCGGCGGATCGCCGACAAGCTTGACCTGCAGCCGAGCGATCGGTTGCTGGAGATTGGCGCCGGCTGGGGCGGTTTCGCGCTGCATGCCGCCGAGCGCGGCGTCCGCGACATCACCACGACGACGATCTCGCAAATGCAATACGAGAAGTCGCAAGAACGATTTCAAGCGGCCGGCGTCGCCGATCAGATTCAGCTGCTCAGCGCCGACTATCGTGACCTGGAAGGGCAATACGACAAGATCGTCTCGATCGAAATGGTCGAAGCGGTCGGCGAGAAATACCTGGACGACTACTTCCGCCAGTGTGCCCGACTGTTGAAGCCGGGCGGACGGTTGGTATTGCAGGCGATCGTGATGCCGGAAGAGCGGTACGACGCGTATCGCCGCGGCATCGATTTTATCCAGGCGTACATCTTTCCTGGGGGCTTTCTGCCGTCGGTTGCGGCGATGCAGGCCTCGATTGGGCGGACGTCCAACTTGCGTCTCGACTGCGTAGAAGACATTTCGCCCCACTATGCGACGACCTTACGGCATTGGCGAGAGCGGTTTTTCGATTCAATTGACGAAGTGAAGCGGCTTGGCTTTGACGATCGTTTCATCCGAATGTGGGAGTACTACCTGTGTTATTGCGAAGCGGCGTTTCGCGAGAAAGCGGTGAGAGTTGTCCAGATTGCCTGGGACAAGCCGAACTATTAG
- a CDS encoding DUF1365 domain-containing protein, which produces MIQKVATRRATDRSQDNRERASCLYVGAVRHRRFTPIPHQFRRPLFLFSIDLDEVDSVFRFPLLWSTQPYSLFRFCRSDYLGAADRPLAECVRDLVHEKLGLALDGPIRLLTQIRCLGIVFNPISLFYCYDAEENLRAIVAEVTNTPWGERYSYVIPFAGEGRIGRFANPKDFHVSPFMPMEMEYRWRVSRPEDRLTVHLENMQGDEKAFDATLGLSRRALSLPNVLKTVLWFPLMSAQMLAAIYWQALRLWWKKVPYHPHPQAAAESTHPETAADSLST; this is translated from the coding sequence GTGATTCAAAAAGTAGCGACCAGGCGCGCCACGGATCGGTCGCAGGACAATCGCGAGCGGGCCTCCTGTCTGTATGTCGGCGCCGTGCGTCATCGTCGTTTCACGCCGATTCCGCATCAATTTCGTCGACCTCTGTTCTTGTTTTCGATCGATTTGGACGAGGTCGACTCGGTTTTTCGCTTTCCGTTACTCTGGTCAACGCAGCCGTACAGCTTGTTTCGCTTCTGTCGGTCCGACTACCTCGGGGCAGCGGACCGGCCGTTGGCCGAGTGCGTGCGTGACTTGGTTCACGAGAAACTGGGCCTGGCGCTGGATGGACCGATCCGCCTGCTGACGCAGATTCGCTGCCTGGGAATCGTCTTCAATCCGATCTCGCTGTTTTACTGCTATGACGCCGAGGAAAACCTACGCGCCATCGTCGCCGAAGTGACCAACACGCCCTGGGGCGAGCGGTATAGCTATGTGATTCCGTTTGCGGGCGAAGGACGGATCGGACGCTTCGCCAACCCGAAGGATTTTCACGTTTCTCCCTTCATGCCGATGGAGATGGAATATCGCTGGCGAGTCTCGCGGCCCGAGGATCGCCTGACGGTTCACCTGGAAAACATGCAAGGGGATGAAAAGGCGTTTGACGCAACGCTGGGCCTTTCGCGACGCGCGCTAAGCTTGCCGAACGTTTTGAAGACGGTCCTCTGGTTTCCCCTCATGTCGGCGCAAATGTTGGCCGCGATCTACTGGCAGGCGCTGCGCCTCTGGTGGAAGAAGGTTCCCTACCATCCCCACCCTCAAGCCGCCGCTGAGTCGACTCACCCCGAAACCGCCGCAGATTCGCTTTCGACGTAA
- a CDS encoding NAD(P)/FAD-dependent oxidoreductase, which yields MRIAVIGSGISGLIAARLLSYEHEVVILEAADRIGGHTNTVTAHWQGETWPIDAGFIVYNERTYPNFTRILADLEVATAPTTMSFSVRCDQTGLEYNGGSLDGVFAQRSNLFRPRFLRMLADILRFNRDGERDLLSVPAEQTVGEYLVEKGYSQQFAQKYLLPMGAAIWSCPLGDFAQFPIRFILEFYVNHGLLSLTDRPTWRVIQGGSQQYVDRLVAPFRSQFRLSCPVQSVRRSADDVLVVHADGSERFDEVVFACHADQALKLLADADDVEREMLSAFPYFASRACLHTDTSVLPKSRRAWASWNYHLPAQDDSRPTLTYNMNLLQNIDSQHTYCVTLNEEAAIDPAKVIARFNYSHPLFTTRRAEVQRRHPQLIRHRRTSYCGAYWRNGFHEDGVVSALAVCRRFAIGDWSLGPRKPASLQPLHGPHHAETSLAGEGA from the coding sequence ATGCGAATTGCCGTAATCGGGTCAGGAATCTCTGGCCTCATTGCCGCTCGTTTGCTCTCTTACGAGCATGAAGTCGTCATTCTTGAGGCCGCCGATCGGATTGGGGGACACACCAATACGGTTACCGCCCACTGGCAGGGGGAAACCTGGCCGATCGACGCCGGATTTATCGTTTACAACGAGCGGACCTATCCGAATTTCACTCGGATCTTGGCCGATCTCGAGGTCGCAACCGCCCCGACGACGATGAGCTTCAGCGTCCGCTGCGACCAGACCGGGCTGGAGTACAACGGCGGATCGCTCGACGGCGTCTTCGCTCAGCGGTCCAACCTGTTTCGCCCTCGCTTTCTGCGGATGCTGGCCGATATCTTGCGGTTCAATCGGGACGGCGAGCGAGATCTGTTGTCCGTGCCGGCCGAGCAAACGGTGGGCGAGTACCTGGTCGAAAAGGGGTACTCGCAGCAATTCGCCCAGAAGTACCTGCTGCCAATGGGCGCCGCGATCTGGTCTTGTCCACTGGGGGACTTCGCACAGTTTCCGATTCGGTTCATTCTCGAGTTCTATGTGAACCATGGACTGCTGAGTTTGACCGACCGTCCGACCTGGCGGGTGATTCAAGGGGGATCGCAGCAATACGTCGATCGACTGGTCGCGCCGTTCCGCTCGCAGTTCCGATTGAGCTGTCCGGTTCAATCGGTGCGACGATCGGCCGACGACGTGTTGGTGGTGCATGCCGATGGGAGCGAGCGTTTTGACGAGGTGGTCTTCGCCTGTCATGCCGATCAAGCGCTCAAGTTGCTGGCCGATGCCGACGATGTCGAACGAGAAATGCTCTCCGCGTTTCCTTACTTCGCCAGTCGGGCCTGCTTGCATACCGATACGTCGGTCTTGCCAAAAAGTCGCCGCGCGTGGGCCAGTTGGAACTATCATTTGCCGGCGCAGGACGACTCGCGACCGACGCTGACCTACAACATGAACCTGCTGCAGAACATCGACTCGCAGCATACGTATTGCGTGACGCTGAACGAAGAGGCGGCGATCGATCCGGCGAAGGTGATCGCCCGATTCAACTACTCCCATCCGTTGTTCACGACGCGTCGCGCCGAGGTGCAGAGGCGTCATCCGCAACTGATCCGCCATCGGCGGACGTCGTATTGCGGCGCCTATTGGCGAAATGGTTTTCATGAGGATGGGGTGGTCAGCGCACTAGCCGTCTGTCGGCGATTTGCGATCGGGGACTGGTCGCTGGGACCGCGCAAGCCGGCGTCCCTGCAACCGCTGCATGGCCCGCACCACGCCGAAACCTCGCTGGCGGGAGAAGGGGCGTGA
- a CDS encoding sigma-70 family RNA polymerase sigma factor yields MSNPEIKFIPNDEFESTTEMDFEAIDVELYAAEDRPPGDNPKVAVSSLLCAVEQSRLLTFEGEQFLFKRLNFLRFRASALQSTLKNRRNTKKTDAEIARLLCEAEQTREQIAHANLRLATSISQKHAQSRDEFEEFLAESNAILLNAIDKFDYARGYRFSTYATHAIQRNLFRWIEKRNKRRKLETPEEVAIQTAASPSVDPDQPTDQDVQLAFDAIMSRIGDALDDREQFIVRERFGLDHLGKGKSLREIGDELGISKERARQLYQRSIEKLAEVAKPFEALFAST; encoded by the coding sequence TTGTCCAACCCCGAAATCAAATTCATTCCGAATGACGAATTCGAGTCCACCACCGAGATGGACTTTGAGGCGATCGACGTTGAATTGTACGCGGCCGAAGACCGGCCTCCTGGGGATAATCCCAAGGTCGCGGTCTCTTCGCTACTTTGCGCTGTCGAGCAAAGCCGGCTGCTGACCTTCGAGGGAGAGCAATTCCTCTTTAAGCGATTGAACTTCTTGCGATTTCGCGCCAGCGCCCTGCAGTCGACCCTGAAGAATCGTCGAAACACCAAGAAGACCGATGCGGAAATCGCCCGCCTGCTGTGTGAAGCGGAGCAAACTCGCGAGCAGATCGCCCACGCCAACTTGCGGTTGGCGACGTCGATCTCGCAGAAGCACGCCCAGTCGCGGGACGAGTTTGAAGAGTTTTTGGCCGAGTCAAACGCGATTCTGCTGAACGCGATCGACAAGTTCGACTATGCCCGCGGCTACCGATTCAGTACCTACGCCACCCATGCGATCCAGCGGAATCTCTTCCGCTGGATCGAGAAACGAAACAAACGTCGCAAGCTGGAGACTCCAGAGGAAGTGGCGATTCAAACCGCCGCCTCGCCGTCGGTCGATCCCGATCAGCCAACCGACCAGGACGTCCAACTCGCCTTTGACGCCATCATGAGCCGTATCGGCGACGCGCTGGATGACCGCGAACAGTTCATCGTCCGCGAGCGGTTTGGCCTTGACCATCTCGGCAAAGGGAAGTCGCTGCGAGAGATTGGGGACGAGCTTGGCATTAGCAAAGAACGAGCCCGGCAGTTATACCAACGCAGCATCGAGAAACTGGCCGAAGTCGCCAAACCGTTTGAAGCTTTATTCGCCTCGACCTAA
- a CDS encoding redoxin domain-containing protein, with amino-acid sequence MSQPDQPPPWMKYVLLAAGGYNLVWGAAAILAPAAMLAWLQVESTQPALVFWQCIGMLVAVYGFGYLIAASDPYRHWPLVLVGLIGKILGPIGFLFALSAGTLPSSFGWLNLTNDLIWWTPFVMILWGAVRHLHMIDNAYELPEADDPIRELRTHDGRRLDDLASDRPQLIVFLRHAGCTFCREAAQDLGAQRSEIEAAGCGIVLVHVGQEDDPEFFSKYGLDDLPRISDPSCRLYRQFGLEIGTFSQLFGARVWARGIIAGIFGGHGLGLTRANSFQMPGIYLYHCGQILDGFQHEHASDRPLYTEFVRRNLAPVDVAVAR; translated from the coding sequence ATGAGCCAGCCTGATCAGCCGCCGCCGTGGATGAAGTACGTCTTGCTCGCCGCCGGCGGTTACAACCTGGTGTGGGGCGCCGCGGCAATTCTCGCCCCCGCCGCGATGCTCGCCTGGTTGCAGGTCGAATCGACGCAGCCGGCGCTCGTCTTCTGGCAGTGCATCGGCATGCTGGTCGCCGTCTATGGCTTCGGCTACCTGATTGCGGCGAGCGACCCATATCGGCATTGGCCGCTGGTACTGGTGGGGTTGATCGGCAAAATTCTCGGGCCGATTGGTTTCTTGTTTGCGCTGTCGGCCGGCACATTGCCGTCCAGCTTCGGCTGGCTCAACCTGACCAACGACCTGATCTGGTGGACGCCTTTTGTGATGATCTTGTGGGGCGCCGTTCGTCATTTGCACATGATCGACAATGCCTACGAATTGCCGGAGGCGGACGATCCGATCCGCGAACTGCGCACCCACGATGGACGCCGGTTGGACGATCTGGCGAGCGATCGCCCGCAGTTGATCGTCTTTTTGCGGCACGCCGGTTGTACGTTTTGTCGCGAAGCGGCCCAAGACCTTGGCGCACAACGAAGCGAGATCGAAGCGGCCGGATGCGGCATCGTACTGGTGCATGTCGGCCAAGAGGACGACCCCGAGTTCTTCAGCAAGTACGGGCTCGACGACCTCCCCCGGATCTCCGATCCTTCCTGTCGGCTGTACCGGCAGTTCGGGCTCGAGATCGGCACCTTTTCGCAGTTGTTCGGCGCTCGCGTTTGGGCCCGGGGCATCATCGCCGGAATTTTCGGCGGCCACGGCCTGGGGCTGACGCGAGCGAACAGTTTCCAGATGCCCGGAATCTATCTCTATCATTGCGGCCAGATATTGGACGGCTTCCAACACGAACATGCCTCCGACCGGCCGCTCTATACTGAATTCGTCCGCCGCAATCTGGCGCCGGTCGATGTGGCGGTCGCCAGATAG